From Cytophagia bacterium CHB2, one genomic window encodes:
- a CDS encoding pyridoxal phosphate-dependent aminotransferase, with product MKMFSSRFTWSLHTNWLSRLLESKRAAGVEILDLTESNPTQANFEYDEKEILAALAAPEALRYEPSPRGLLDARQAVAGYYNSLGRRVTPDALHLTASTSEGYAYLFKLLANPGDEVLAPQPSYPLFDFLTALESVQLIHYPLRYHAAQGWRIDLETLAASISTKTRALIIVNPNNPTGSFINHDELAALNSLCQDHDLALIFDEVFSDYGCGHEAQHVATAVGNTAALTFVLSGLSKTLGLPQMKLAWIHVSGPQALREEAQERLDFISDTYLSVGAPIQHAAAKLLALRQAMQQQIQARIATNEAFLHAQASKLPFVDILKREGGWCAVLAISKPFAEENFTVNLLEQDNVLIHPGYFFDFEKEGFLVVSLLTDPAIFQEGVARMLARLAE from the coding sequence GTGAAGATGTTCTCGTCTCGTTTTACATGGAGTCTCCACACCAACTGGTTGTCTCGTCTGCTGGAAAGCAAACGCGCGGCCGGCGTCGAGATACTTGATCTCACCGAATCGAATCCCACGCAGGCAAACTTCGAATATGATGAGAAAGAAATTCTGGCCGCACTTGCCGCACCGGAAGCCCTGCGTTACGAACCCTCGCCGCGCGGGCTGCTTGACGCGCGCCAGGCCGTTGCTGGTTATTATAATTCACTCGGCCGGCGCGTGACGCCCGACGCGCTTCATCTCACCGCCAGCACCAGCGAAGGCTATGCGTATTTGTTCAAATTACTCGCCAATCCCGGGGACGAAGTATTGGCGCCGCAACCGAGCTATCCGTTGTTCGATTTCCTCACCGCGCTGGAATCCGTGCAACTGATTCATTATCCCCTGCGCTATCATGCCGCGCAGGGCTGGCGCATCGACCTCGAAACATTGGCAGCGAGCATCAGCACGAAAACGCGCGCCCTCATCATCGTCAACCCCAACAATCCCACGGGTTCTTTCATCAATCACGATGAGCTTGCGGCATTGAACAGCCTTTGCCAGGATCATGATCTCGCTTTAATTTTCGATGAAGTCTTTTCCGATTATGGTTGTGGCCATGAAGCGCAGCATGTTGCCACTGCGGTTGGCAATACCGCCGCGCTGACGTTTGTGCTGAGCGGGCTCTCAAAGACGCTGGGCTTGCCGCAAATGAAACTCGCCTGGATTCACGTAAGCGGGCCGCAGGCGCTGCGCGAAGAGGCGCAAGAAAGGCTCGATTTCATCAGCGACACTTATCTTTCTGTCGGCGCGCCAATTCAACATGCTGCGGCAAAATTGCTGGCGCTGCGGCAGGCGATGCAACAGCAAATACAGGCGCGAATAGCAACAAATGAGGCCTTTCTGCATGCGCAAGCCAGCAAACTGCCATTTGTGGATATTTTGAAACGCGAGGGCGGTTGGTGCGCCGTCTTGGCAATTTCCAAGCCGTTTGCAGAAGAAAATTTCACTGTGAATTTGTTGGAGCAGGATAATGTTCTGATACATCCGGGATATTTTTTTGATTTTGAAAAGGAGGGGTTTCTGGTGGTGAGTTTGCTGACGGATCCGGCAATCTTTCAGGAAGGTGTTGCGAGAATGCTGGCGCGCCTTGCGGAATGA
- a CDS encoding site-2 protease family protein, whose amino-acid sequence MKWSFKLGTILGIEIKVHAIFLMLLGFVGWSNASAGGPAAGLAAVIFFLTIFFFVLLHELGHSIAARRYGVVVRDIVLLPIGGVARMESLPQNPRQELVIAFAGPAVNFVAVIVLYFFMRAMNWPVDHLSFDLSGKDFWNGMLSLNAFMGLFNLIPAFPMDGGRVLRALLAMRYPYAQATRYASSVGQIFAVLFSLAGIFFLNNWWLVIIAVFIFTGAGSEESVVRLRAAIEGVPVGRVMSTRLYTLSPVDPLRKALEHSYQGCQDDFPVLEEDRLIGILPKSKVMSAIYQRGVEAPVRDFMETRFTAVRPLASLARVYEEMLEKKLESVPVVEGSQILGMLTLENIGRYFMVASSLEKNQRSK is encoded by the coding sequence ATGAAATGGTCATTCAAACTCGGCACCATCCTCGGCATTGAAATCAAGGTTCATGCGATTTTTTTGATGCTGTTGGGTTTTGTGGGCTGGTCGAATGCCTCGGCCGGCGGCCCGGCGGCGGGCTTGGCCGCGGTTATTTTTTTTCTGACCATTTTCTTTTTTGTATTATTGCATGAATTGGGGCATAGCATCGCCGCGCGACGCTACGGCGTGGTGGTGCGCGATATTGTGTTGTTGCCCATCGGCGGCGTTGCGCGCATGGAAAGCCTGCCGCAGAATCCCCGCCAGGAACTCGTCATTGCGTTTGCCGGGCCGGCCGTGAATTTTGTCGCCGTCATCGTGCTGTATTTCTTCATGCGCGCGATGAACTGGCCGGTTGATCACTTGAGCTTCGACCTCAGCGGCAAAGATTTTTGGAACGGCATGCTCAGTTTGAATGCGTTCATGGGCCTGTTCAATCTCATTCCGGCGTTTCCCATGGACGGCGGCCGCGTGCTGCGTGCGTTGCTGGCGATGCGTTATCCTTATGCGCAAGCGACGCGCTACGCCAGCAGCGTCGGTCAAATCTTCGCGGTGTTGTTCAGCCTGGCCGGCATCTTTTTTTTGAATAATTGGTGGCTCGTGATTATCGCGGTGTTCATCTTCACCGGCGCGGGCAGCGAAGAAAGCGTCGTGCGGTTGCGCGCCGCCATCGAAGGCGTGCCGGTCGGGCGGGTGATGTCAACGCGCTTGTACACGCTTTCACCGGTCGATCCCTTGCGCAAGGCGTTGGAGCATTCTTATCAAGGCTGCCAGGATGATTTTCCGGTATTGGAGGAGGATCGCCTCATTGGAATCCTGCCGAAAAGCAAAGTGATGTCCGCGATCTATCAGCGCGGGGTCGAAGCGCCGGTGCGGGATTTCATGGAAACCCGTTTCACCGCCGTGCGGCCGCTTGCCAGTCTGGCTAGAGTTTATGAGGAAATGTTGGAGAAAAAATTGGAATCCGTGCCGGTGGTGGAGGGCAGCCAAATTTTGGGGATGTTGACGCTGGAAAATATCGGACGTTACTTTATGGTGGCGTCTTCGTTGGAAAAAAATCAACGGTCGAAATAG